The Alnus glutinosa chromosome 7, dhAlnGlut1.1, whole genome shotgun sequence genome includes a region encoding these proteins:
- the LOC133872229 gene encoding RING-H2 finger protein ATL74-like, with translation MHRRLLETDQVNLPPDNGNRTRDSSYISETNFDTNMVIILAALLCALICALGLNSIVRCALRCSRRFALETAEQTAARLAATGLKKRDLRQIPVAVYGSGVNIKATECPICLGEFEDGEKVRVLPKCNHGFHVRCIDTWLLSHSSCPNCRHSLLDHPTSSSCANQQVPQEQSSGNGSGTQGSVVIVVNQES, from the coding sequence ATGCATCGCCGCCTGCTCGAGACAGATCAGGTGAATTTGCCGCCGGACAATGGGAACAGGACGCGTGACAGTTCGTACATCAGCGAGACCAACTTTGACACCAACATGGTGATCATATTGGCAGCCTTGCTGTGCGCGCTGATATGCGCACTTGGGCTGAACTCGATCGTGCGCTGCGCCTTGCGTTGTAGTCGAAGGTTTGCGTTGGAGACCGCCGAGCAAACGGCCGCACGGCTAGCTGCCACGGGCCTCAAGAAGCGCGATTTGCGTCAGATTCCCGTGGCCGTTTATGGGTCAGGCGTGAACATTAAGGCCACCGAGTGCCCAATTTGTCTCGGGGAATTCGAAGACGGTGAGAAGGTTCGGGTGCTGCCAAAATGCAATCACGGGTTCCATGTGAGGTGCATAGACACATGGCTTCTGTCACATTCATCGTGCCCAAACTGTCGGCACTCGCTGCTTGACCACCCAACAAGCAGTTCATGTGCAAATCAACAAGTTCCCCAAGAACAGTCATCAGGAAATGGGTCCGGCACGCAAGGCAGCGTTGTCATTGTGGTTAACCAGGAAAGTTAG